The DNA region GCCGCGCTGGTCGTAGGTGACGACGCAGGCATGGGCGGCGAGGGCTTCTGCGAGCGCCGAGAAGCTTTCGCGCGTGGCCTCGGCGCCATGCACCAGCAGGATGGGGGCGCCTTCGCCTCGGACGTCGTACGCCGTCCGATGACCGTGCAAGTCCACGAAGCGGGTCATCCGGCCTGCTCCCCTTCCTCGGCCAGGTCGAACGTGAGCTCGATCTTCAGGCCCAGCGGATCGCGAAGGAAGACCTGGTGCAAGGTCCAGCCGGGCACCGGCGCCTCGGTGAAGCCGATGCCGGCCGCCGCGAGCCGGCTGCGTGTGGGGGCGAGACCGCTGGCCCGGAAGGCCACGTGGTCGAGTGCGACGGCCTCGACGCTGGCGGCGCGGCCGGAGGCATACAGATGCACGACCGGCTGGCCGGCGGCATACAGCCAATAGCCGCCGAAGCGCAGCGTGGGCCGTGGGCCTGGTTCGAGTCCCAGCGCCTGCGAGTAGAAGGCACGCAGCCCTTCGAGGTCTTCGGCATCGCAGCGGAGCGTGAAATGGTGCAGGCCGTGGATTGTCACGCCGCCCTCCGCAGCGTCGCGGCGCCTTGGCGCCGAAGCGTGTGTTCCATTGCCGAGGCCAGGCTGGCGGCCGGCTCCTCCGGCACCCAGGGCATGCGCCAGGCCACATGGCCGTCGGGACGGACCAGCACCGCGCCGTACAGGCCCATGTCGAGGCCGTCGCGCGCGTCCACCGACTCGAGTTCATGCGTGCGGATCGGCACGTCCAAGCGCTCGCAGACGTCGCGCGCGGCGGCTTTCCAGTCGGCCGACCGGGGACCGTGCACGATGACGAAATCGCGATCGAACAGATCCAGTGTCGAACGCTGCCGGGCCAGGTCCAGCCACAGGTGGGGAAAGCGGCCGCCGGGCCGGTCGCTGGGGTCGTACCGGCCCAGTGTCAGGCCGCGGGGCGCCGTGCCGTCCGGCACGATCGCGCCGTCGTCGTAGCTGAAGCCCAGCCCCAGCCCGATGCTGTGGCTGT from Ramlibacter pinisoli includes:
- a CDS encoding VOC family protein, encoding MTIHGLHHFTLRCDAEDLEGLRAFYSQALGLEPGPRPTLRFGGYWLYAAGQPVVHLYASGRAASVEAVALDHVAFRASGLAPTRSRLAAAGIGFTEAPVPGWTLHQVFLRDPLGLKIELTFDLAEEGEQAG